Proteins from a genomic interval of Neovison vison isolate M4711 chromosome 4, ASM_NN_V1, whole genome shotgun sequence:
- the DNAJB9 gene encoding dnaJ homolog subfamily B member 9, translating into MATPQSVFVFAICILMITELILASKSYYDILGVPKSASERQIKKAFHKLAMKYHPDKNKSPDAEAKFREIAEAYETLSDANRRKEYDTLGHSAFTNGKGQRGNGSPFEQSFNFNFDDLFKDFGFFGQNQNTRSKKHFENHFQTRQDGSSRQRHHFQEFSFGGGLFDDMFEDMEKMFSFSGFDTTNRHTVQTENRFHGSSKHCRTVTQRRGNMVTTYTDCSGQ; encoded by the exons ATGGCTACTCCCCAGTCAGTTTTCGTCTTTGCGATCTGCATTTTAATGATAACGGAATTAATTTTGGCGTCAAAAAGTTACTATGATATCTTAGGTGTGCCAAAATCAGCATCAGAGCGCCAAATCAAGAAAGCTTTCCACAAGTTGGCCATGAAGTACCATCCCGACAAAAATAAGAGCCCTGATGCTGAAGCAAAATTCAGAGAGATTGCAGAAG catATGAAACACTCTCAGATGCTAATAGGCGAAAAGAGTATGATACACTTGGACACAGTGCTTTTACTAATGGTAAAGGACAAAGAGGTAACGGAAGTCCTTTTGAGCAATCATTTAACTTCAATTTTGATGACTTATTTAAAGACTTTGGGTTTTTTGGTCAAAACCAAAACACTCGGTCCAAGAAGCATTTTGAGAATCACTTCCAGACACGCCAGGATGGTTCCAGTAGACAAAGACATCATTTCCAGGAGTTTTCTTTTGGAGGTGGACTGTTTGATGACATGtttgaagatatggagaaaatgttttcttttagtgGTTTTGACACCACCAATCGGCATACAGTACAGACTGAAAATAGATTCCACGGATCTAGCAAGCACTGCAGGACTGTGACTCAACGAAGAGGAAATATGGTTACTACATACACTGACTGTTCAGGACAGTAG